From a single Chitinophaga sp. Cy-1792 genomic region:
- the atpA gene encoding F0F1 ATP synthase subunit alpha, whose translation MVDIKPDEISAILRQQLSNFNADANLEEVGTVLQVGDGIARIYGLGNVGYGELVEFNNGVRAIALNLEEDNVGVVLMGESTGIKEGDKVRRTKKIASIKVGEGMVGRVVNTLGEPIDGKGPIAGELYEMPLERKAPGVLFREPVKEPLQTGVKAIDAMIPVGRGQRELVIGDRQTGKTAICIDTIINQKEFYEAGKPVYCIYVAVGQKASTVASVMKTLQEAGAMAYTTIVAANAADPAPLQFYAPFAGAAIGEFFRDSGRPALIVYDDLSKQAVAYREVSLLLKRPPGREAYPGDVFYLHSRLLERAAKIINKDEIARQMNDLPESIKHLVKGGGSLTALPIIETQASDVSAYIPTNVISITDGQIFLEGNLFNAGIRPAINVGISVSRVGGNAQIKSMKTVSGTLKLDQAQYRELEAFSKFGGDLDAATKAVIDKGQRNVEILKQAQFSPLPVEKQVAIIYLGTKGLLREIPVKQVKAFEEAFLNEMDVRLPDVLLEFKSGKLPEESIKKMVTLANELKTRFA comes from the coding sequence ATGGTTGATATTAAACCTGATGAAATTTCGGCGATATTACGCCAGCAGTTAAGCAACTTCAATGCTGACGCCAACCTGGAAGAAGTTGGTACAGTATTGCAGGTGGGTGATGGTATTGCCCGCATTTACGGTTTGGGTAACGTTGGTTACGGTGAACTGGTTGAGTTCAACAATGGTGTTAGAGCAATTGCACTGAACCTGGAGGAAGATAACGTAGGTGTGGTATTGATGGGTGAATCAACAGGCATTAAAGAAGGTGATAAAGTACGTCGTACCAAAAAGATCGCATCTATTAAAGTAGGTGAAGGTATGGTTGGTCGCGTAGTAAATACTCTGGGTGAACCAATCGATGGTAAAGGCCCTATCGCTGGTGAACTGTACGAAATGCCACTGGAGCGTAAAGCACCGGGCGTTCTGTTCCGTGAACCAGTAAAAGAACCACTGCAAACAGGTGTTAAAGCAATCGATGCGATGATCCCTGTAGGTCGTGGTCAGCGTGAGCTGGTAATTGGTGACCGTCAGACAGGTAAAACTGCTATCTGTATTGATACTATCATCAACCAGAAAGAGTTCTACGAAGCTGGTAAACCAGTTTATTGTATCTACGTTGCTGTAGGTCAGAAAGCATCTACCGTTGCGAGCGTAATGAAAACATTACAGGAAGCAGGTGCTATGGCTTACACTACCATCGTAGCTGCAAACGCTGCTGATCCTGCTCCGCTGCAGTTCTACGCTCCATTTGCTGGTGCTGCTATCGGTGAGTTCTTCCGTGATAGCGGTCGTCCTGCACTGATCGTTTATGATGATCTGTCTAAACAGGCGGTTGCTTACCGTGAGGTGTCCCTGCTGCTGAAACGTCCTCCAGGCCGTGAAGCTTACCCAGGTGACGTATTCTACCTGCATAGCCGTCTGCTGGAACGTGCTGCTAAAATCATCAACAAAGATGAGATCGCACGCCAGATGAACGACTTACCTGAGTCTATCAAACACCTGGTTAAAGGTGGTGGTTCCCTGACTGCATTGCCAATCATCGAAACACAGGCATCTGACGTATCTGCATATATCCCTACCAACGTAATCTCCATCACCGATGGTCAGATCTTCCTGGAAGGTAACCTGTTCAACGCCGGTATCCGTCCTGCGATCAACGTAGGTATCTCCGTATCCCGTGTAGGTGGTAACGCGCAGATCAAATCCATGAAAACTGTATCTGGTACCCTGAAACTGGACCAGGCACAATATCGTGAGCTGGAAGCCTTCTCCAAATTCGGTGGTGATCTCGATGCTGCTACCAAAGCGGTTATCGACAAAGGTCAGCGTAACGTGGAAATCCTGAAACAGGCTCAGTTCAGCCCACTTCCTGTAGAAAAGCAAGTTGCTATCATCTACCTGGGTACTAAAGGTCTGTTGCGCGAAATCCCTGTTAAACAGGTGAAAGCATTCGAAGAAGCATTCCTGAATGAAATGGATGTTCGTCTGCCAGACGTTCTCCTCGAATTCAAGAGCGGTAAACTGCCAGAAGAAAGCATCAAGAAAATGGTTACCCTGGCTAATGAGCTGAAAACAAGATTCGCATAA
- the atpH gene encoding ATP synthase F1 subunit delta, with protein MQNPRLASRYAKSLIDLVQEKGQLEEVHNDMLFLQQVIKSNRELVLLLKSPIVKADAKQKILDAILTGRVSGTTQQFIKLLVTKGRESNLAEIATEFGHQYNVIKNIATVKVTTAVPLEQATLDLIKQKVATGSQTINLEAKVNPELIGGFVLEAADQLYDASVLNELKTLKQQFTKNIYVSDIR; from the coding sequence TTTAGCATCCCGGTATGCAAAATCATTAATCGATCTGGTTCAGGAAAAGGGCCAGTTGGAAGAAGTGCATAACGATATGCTGTTTTTACAACAGGTGATCAAATCTAACCGCGAACTGGTGCTGTTGCTCAAAAGCCCTATCGTTAAGGCTGATGCGAAACAGAAAATCCTGGACGCGATCCTGACTGGCCGTGTGAGTGGTACCACTCAGCAGTTTATCAAATTACTGGTAACTAAAGGTCGCGAAAGCAACCTGGCAGAAATTGCAACTGAATTCGGTCATCAGTATAATGTTATCAAAAACATTGCTACTGTAAAAGTAACTACCGCTGTTCCTCTGGAGCAGGCTACACTGGACCTGATCAAACAGAAAGTAGCTACCGGTAGCCAGACAATCAACCTGGAAGCGAAGGTAAATCCTGAGCTGATCGGTGGTTTTGTACTGGAAGCTGCAGATCAGTTGTATGATGCGTCTGTGCTCAATGAGCTGAAAACGCTGAAACAACAATTCACTAAGAATATTTACGTATCTGATATACGTTAA